The Fodinibius saliphilus genome segment TCTTCAACCGGACAAACGACCATTAGCTGTTTAGAGAGGTTGTCTACGCCAGGACCATGCATTGGGTGAAGCCCAAGCACTGGTCCATCATGGCATTGTTTCATAGTTTCAATAGGTCCACTTTTATTACTAGTGAAATCGGCCAGAATGGTATCAGAAGAGAGCTTGGGTGCTAGTCGTTCAATCACGTCTTCTGTGGTGTTAATGGGCACCGACACGATAGCAAGGTCCAGTTTGGGAGCAACTTCTTCTAGCTCATGCCAGTTGTGTTTATCAATGGTATAGAGATTATGCCCCGTTTGTTTAATGATACGTCCATACAGACTACCCATGCCTCCTTTGGCACCAACAATAAGAATATTCTTGGGTTCTTCGGTCGCACGAGGGAACTCACTGGAGGACTGGCTGGCACGAGATGAAGCCATAATCATCCGTAAAAAATCTTCTGCCCAGTCAGGGTCTAAATTCTGATTACGAGCCATTTCGCGGAACTTCTTTGTCTTTTCATCTTCTCGCTTTGGAGCAAAAATAGGCAGGCGATTTTGGATTTTTTTGTCAATCACTTCGTGCACAATCTCACGTCG includes the following:
- the tyrA gene encoding bifunctional chorismate mutase/prephenate dehydrogenase; translation: MTPKEKKLNPQRKRIDEIDSKLLELLSERREIVHEVIDKKIQNRLPIFAPKREDEKTKKFREMARNQNLDPDWAEDFLRMIMASSRASQSSSEFPRATEEPKNILIVGAKGGMGSLYGRIIKQTGHNLYTIDKHNWHELEEVAPKLDLAIVSVPINTTEDVIERLAPKLSSDTILADFTSNKSGPIETMKQCHDGPVLGLHPMHGPGVDNLSKQLMVVCPVEDAKASQWVVQQSKLWGMRVIEADAEKHDHVMHMVQGLRHFVALLHGSFMKTYDLKPQDILDYSSPIYRAELMMTGRIFAQSAELYADIVFSNEERRELLLKFIEHNDKLAQMVKDDDKEGFVKEFESVTDFFGKFASQALQESEYLINRLADRFA